A window of Costertonia aggregata contains these coding sequences:
- a CDS encoding anthranilate synthase component I family protein, with amino-acid sequence MKYHLQSHHKKILADTITPVSVYLKIRDRFPNSILLESSDYHANDNSFSYICCNPIASIKVENEIISQQFPDRSSHEIKIEEETNVVDIVHDFSQRFDSGKSDFKFIDNGLFGYMAYDAVRYYEDLKLTKKENSIAIPDIYYAVYQNIIAINHFKNEAYIFAHCFESENNIPEIEQLLNVKNFASYNFSLDGRATSNLKDEEYKEHVELAKKHCQRGDVFQLVLSRRFSQGFKGDEFNVYRALRSVNPSPYLFYFDYGDFKIFGSSPEAQLIVKEGIAEIHPIAGTFKRTGNDEQDAILAKQLTEDDKENSEHVMLVDLARNDLSRNGSMVEVTNYREVQFFSHVIHLVSKVTGKKKKDIPTMKVVADTFPAGTLSGAPKHMAMQLIEKYEKTSRGYYGGAIGFMDFKGNFNHAIMIRTFLSKNHELHYQAGAGLVAASDAEDELQETYNKLGALTKALEIAETI; translated from the coding sequence TCAGAGACCGGTTTCCAAATAGTATTCTTTTGGAAAGTAGTGATTATCATGCCAACGACAATAGTTTTTCTTATATCTGTTGCAACCCGATCGCTTCGATAAAAGTCGAGAATGAAATTATCAGTCAACAATTTCCAGATAGATCTTCGCATGAAATCAAAATTGAGGAAGAAACGAATGTGGTCGACATCGTTCATGATTTCAGTCAACGATTTGATAGCGGAAAAAGTGATTTTAAATTTATCGATAACGGACTCTTTGGCTACATGGCCTACGATGCGGTTCGGTATTATGAAGACCTAAAACTGACGAAAAAAGAGAATTCAATCGCCATTCCCGATATCTATTATGCTGTATATCAAAATATCATTGCCATCAACCATTTTAAGAATGAAGCGTATATTTTTGCACATTGTTTTGAGTCTGAAAACAACATTCCGGAAATAGAGCAGCTCTTAAACGTAAAGAATTTCGCTTCCTATAATTTTTCTTTGGATGGAAGGGCCACTTCCAATTTAAAGGATGAAGAATATAAAGAACACGTAGAATTAGCCAAAAAACACTGCCAACGTGGGGATGTTTTTCAGCTCGTTCTTTCCCGTAGATTCTCTCAAGGTTTTAAGGGAGACGAGTTCAATGTTTACCGGGCCTTGCGTTCGGTAAATCCCTCACCGTATTTGTTCTATTTTGATTACGGGGATTTTAAAATCTTCGGAAGTTCTCCAGAAGCACAACTTATTGTGAAGGAGGGAATAGCAGAAATCCACCCCATCGCCGGAACTTTCAAACGCACGGGAAACGATGAACAAGATGCCATTCTCGCCAAACAATTGACTGAAGATGACAAAGAAAATAGCGAGCATGTCATGCTAGTGGATTTAGCCAGAAATGATTTAAGCCGAAACGGAAGCATGGTCGAGGTAACCAATTATAGGGAGGTGCAATTCTTCTCCCATGTTATTCATTTGGTTTCTAAAGTCACTGGAAAAAAGAAAAAGGATATTCCAACAATGAAAGTGGTAGCCGATACTTTTCCTGCGGGAACCTTAAGCGGTGCACCAAAACATATGGCGATGCAGCTCATTGAGAAATACGAAAAAACAAGTCGCGGCTATTACGGTGGGGCTATTGGTTTTATGGATTTCAAAGGAAATTTCAATCATGCGATTATGATCAGAACCTTCCTCAGCAAGAACCATGAATTGCATTACCAAGCTGGAGCAGGTTTGGTTGCCGCTTCGGACGCCGAAGATGAATTACAAGAAACCTATAACAAACTAGGCGCTTTGACAAAAGCCTTAGAAATTGCTGAAACGATTTAA